One part of the Pandoraea faecigallinarum genome encodes these proteins:
- a CDS encoding conjugal transfer protein TrbN: MNVLLSHARALLAASLLWLVAPQAVLGQNSAKASEPAEPFKGAPDPDERFRCSVIAAYEFALPVDVMLAVAEQEGGAIGQWKKNRNGTYDIGVMQFNTQYLKELSRFGVSAADVSGPGCYPYRLAAWRIRRHISLDDGDVWERIANYHSRTPALNMKYRVAIMSRSAKWAQRLIGMGIF; this comes from the coding sequence ATGAATGTGCTTCTTTCTCACGCAAGAGCTCTTCTCGCTGCCTCGTTGCTTTGGTTGGTTGCGCCTCAGGCGGTACTTGGGCAGAACAGTGCGAAGGCAAGCGAGCCCGCAGAGCCCTTCAAAGGTGCTCCGGATCCCGATGAGCGATTCAGATGCTCCGTGATTGCCGCATATGAGTTTGCGCTTCCTGTGGACGTAATGCTGGCAGTTGCAGAGCAGGAGGGAGGTGCCATAGGCCAATGGAAGAAAAATAGGAACGGTACCTATGACATTGGCGTGATGCAGTTCAACACCCAATACCTGAAAGAGCTGTCGAGATTCGGCGTCTCGGCCGCAGATGTTTCCGGGCCTGGCTGCTATCCGTATCGATTGGCCGCATGGAGAATTCGCCGCCATATTTCTCTCGATGACGGAGATGTGTGGGAGCGGATTGCGAACTATCACTCCCGGACCCCGGCACTAAATATGAAGTACAGGGTGGCGATCATGTCACGGAGCGCCAAGTGGGCGCAGAGATTGATCGGGATGGGAATATTTTGA
- a CDS encoding GspE/PulE family protein, with amino-acid sequence MSKMTYEDILELVRSGAQVLSDSADALGVDVENRSLMCCIKVQAKVAVLVVSASHVLEPHVLSYQETLRRRGYTFSRIQCSMQEIQELYRVSRRDLDAEAGNETEWQSRVVRLIEKGAGLRASDVHITVRRDHCDVRCRINGELVLLEQLRPADGLRVCATIYQSMCDVAEPTFKPHQAQRARMKEEFLSECGLNGARVNTRPLVRGMLMVIRLLYADSGRSSKSLGDLGYFPEQQAMLKSMTRLRSGIVLFSGATGSGKSTTLKVVLEESIKARPTDHILTLEDPPEYEIGGANQSPVMGDRGDAKDEEHVWAMAISDAMRLDPDVIMIGEVRDAITAKMAIRAAMTGHFVWTTIHANDALATLSRLEDEGTPKTLLTDHKLIVGLVNQSLVQVLCDQCKIPLIGNEHCLDAETLERVRRFCVERGVFLQGPGCGGCDHTGVAGRTVVAEIIRTSAGLMQAFGSGHHYQALQYWLEQMDGMSKMRSLIRKIDAGHVDPRAGERVLGPLADDC; translated from the coding sequence ATGAGCAAGATGACCTACGAGGACATTCTCGAACTGGTCCGGTCCGGGGCGCAAGTTCTGTCCGACAGCGCGGATGCGCTCGGCGTTGACGTCGAAAATCGTTCGCTGATGTGTTGCATTAAAGTGCAGGCCAAGGTGGCCGTCCTTGTGGTGTCAGCATCGCACGTGCTTGAGCCGCATGTGCTTTCCTACCAGGAGACACTCCGACGAAGAGGGTATACGTTCTCTCGCATCCAATGTTCGATGCAGGAAATACAGGAGTTGTACCGCGTTTCCCGGCGCGATCTCGACGCGGAGGCGGGCAACGAGACGGAGTGGCAATCCCGAGTCGTCCGGCTAATCGAGAAAGGGGCGGGATTGCGAGCCTCTGACGTGCACATTACGGTGCGGCGTGACCATTGTGACGTGAGGTGCCGCATCAACGGGGAACTTGTTCTACTGGAGCAACTGCGTCCTGCCGACGGGCTTCGTGTGTGCGCGACCATCTACCAGAGCATGTGCGACGTTGCCGAGCCGACATTCAAGCCGCATCAAGCGCAGCGCGCACGCATGAAGGAGGAGTTCCTCTCGGAATGCGGGCTGAATGGTGCACGCGTCAATACCCGGCCATTGGTACGTGGAATGCTCATGGTCATCCGTTTGTTGTACGCCGACAGCGGAAGATCCAGCAAGTCGCTTGGCGATCTTGGGTACTTTCCCGAGCAGCAGGCGATGCTCAAAAGCATGACGCGTCTACGTTCCGGCATTGTCCTGTTCTCGGGAGCAACAGGGAGCGGGAAAAGTACGACATTGAAGGTCGTTCTCGAAGAGAGCATTAAAGCGCGTCCGACGGACCACATTCTCACACTCGAAGATCCTCCCGAATATGAAATCGGCGGAGCTAACCAGTCTCCCGTGATGGGCGACCGTGGCGACGCCAAGGACGAGGAACATGTTTGGGCCATGGCAATTTCCGATGCGATGCGTCTGGATCCGGATGTGATCATGATCGGGGAAGTTCGCGATGCCATTACCGCCAAGATGGCAATTAGAGCCGCCATGACAGGGCACTTCGTGTGGACAACGATTCACGCCAACGACGCGCTTGCCACGCTGTCCCGGCTGGAGGACGAAGGCACGCCGAAGACACTTCTTACCGATCACAAGCTGATCGTCGGCCTTGTTAATCAGTCGCTGGTTCAGGTCCTCTGCGACCAATGCAAGATCCCCCTGATTGGGAACGAACATTGCCTTGATGCAGAAACGCTAGAGCGCGTCCGCAGATTCTGCGTCGAGCGGGGTGTGTTCTTGCAGGGGCCCGGCTGTGGCGGCTGCGATCACACCGGTGTAGCGGGGCGGACAGTCGTTGCTGAGATCATAAGGACCTCTGCTGGCCTGATGCAGGCGTTCGGATCGGGGCATCACTATCAGGCCCTGCAGTACTGGTTGGAGCAAATGGATGGCATGAGCAAAATGCGCTCGTTAATACGCAAGATCGACGCGGGACACGTCGATCCGCGCGCCGGCGAGCGCGTTCTAGGCCCTCTTGCTGACGACTGCTAA
- a CDS encoding DUF2968 domain-containing protein produces the protein MKFNDFRGWRLCRCAVVAGLFAWGNAADAGQNEVDLSAAASRREALASAQGSNSAASGTIQELGSLIRNKKVTELRTAYNGRHGASLLLDPGDMTYYVTLFTGEHFWRAAKLSDERAAENLYEEFVRRTRALAEIEIRRLTLEAEKAVVEHELGDAEARLLAARNDLAIQRQQELRLDADQQAERNQVSALKKEYTAARHHLRELEARILAVEAAQHGTKSGAIDCVDRSAESGAVVGCTR, from the coding sequence ATGAAGTTCAATGATTTTCGCGGATGGCGTCTTTGCAGATGTGCCGTCGTTGCTGGGCTGTTCGCTTGGGGCAACGCGGCAGACGCGGGGCAAAACGAGGTCGATCTTTCGGCGGCTGCCTCGAGGCGAGAGGCGCTGGCATCCGCTCAAGGTTCGAATTCCGCTGCTTCCGGCACGATTCAGGAACTCGGTTCACTTATCCGAAACAAGAAAGTGACAGAGCTCCGCACGGCCTATAACGGGCGCCATGGTGCGAGTCTGCTGCTCGACCCGGGTGACATGACCTACTACGTTACGCTGTTCACAGGCGAGCATTTCTGGCGGGCCGCTAAATTAAGCGACGAGAGAGCTGCCGAGAATTTGTATGAAGAATTTGTGCGCAGAACGCGGGCACTCGCCGAGATTGAAATTCGCAGACTCACGCTCGAAGCCGAGAAAGCCGTAGTGGAACATGAGTTGGGCGACGCCGAGGCGCGTTTGCTCGCAGCACGGAACGACCTGGCGATTCAGCGTCAACAGGAGCTGCGCCTGGATGCGGACCAACAAGCCGAGAGAAATCAGGTTTCCGCGCTCAAGAAAGAATATACCGCTGCGCGTCACCATTTGAGGGAACTAGAGGCGCGGATTCTGGCGGTGGAAGCGGCGCAGCATGGTACTAAATCAGGGGCGATCGACTGCGTTGACAGATCAGCAGAAAGTGGGGCAGTTGTCGGTTGCACGCGGTAG
- a CDS encoding type II secretion system F family protein: MNTNSLIASLNLWFAKTQFGTSSRIEFYETLALMLENRVLVAEALSEMCAVASRNGKNMNQPMAIIMNDCLESINQGASLADALGPWVDSNEVGVLAAGERSGDLSRAVYDVIALLKAQQRIMAAVVGASMYPLVLLAMLAMLLHIVATSLVPKLSSVSKPETWEGPAYLLYLISNFVNSYGTTVVVSLVMIVVLIWISLPRLGGGIRVALDGVPPWSIYRDIHGAIFMLNVSLLIGSGLMLQQALELLRDRAASSWLRVRIEATLERIAAGRDLGQALEDSNLNFPSARAISYLKLFSKRSGFDASMSNFAKKWLDKTIDGVQGASKIFLLATIILMGGMLTLVVGAVSSIESAIEQSTVQ, from the coding sequence ATGAATACTAACAGCCTGATCGCATCGTTGAATCTATGGTTCGCCAAGACCCAGTTTGGCACGAGTTCTCGCATTGAATTTTACGAGACGCTTGCCCTGATGCTGGAGAATCGCGTGCTCGTCGCAGAGGCACTATCGGAGATGTGCGCGGTTGCGAGTCGCAACGGAAAGAACATGAATCAGCCAATGGCGATCATCATGAATGACTGCCTGGAGTCGATCAATCAGGGTGCTTCCCTCGCAGATGCCCTCGGTCCGTGGGTCGATTCGAACGAAGTTGGGGTTTTGGCCGCAGGCGAGCGCTCGGGCGATCTGTCGCGCGCTGTCTATGACGTCATCGCCCTGCTTAAGGCGCAGCAGCGAATCATGGCGGCTGTGGTGGGCGCTTCGATGTATCCCCTGGTGCTGCTGGCCATGCTGGCGATGCTTTTGCATATTGTCGCGACCAGCCTTGTGCCGAAACTGTCGTCGGTATCGAAGCCGGAGACGTGGGAGGGGCCGGCATATCTACTGTATTTGATCTCGAATTTCGTCAACTCATACGGTACTACCGTGGTGGTGTCGCTTGTCATGATCGTGGTCTTAATTTGGATATCGTTGCCGAGACTGGGTGGCGGTATTCGAGTTGCGCTCGATGGAGTACCTCCCTGGTCCATTTACAGGGACATTCACGGTGCGATTTTCATGCTTAACGTCTCGCTTCTGATCGGTTCGGGGCTGATGTTGCAGCAAGCGCTTGAACTGCTAAGGGATCGTGCTGCTTCGTCGTGGCTGCGCGTTCGAATCGAAGCAACGCTGGAGCGTATCGCGGCCGGTCGTGATCTGGGCCAAGCCTTGGAAGATTCCAATCTTAACTTCCCGAGCGCACGCGCTATTTCCTATCTGAAACTATTTTCGAAGCGTTCCGGTTTCGACGCCTCGATGTCGAACTTCGCCAAGAAGTGGCTGGACAAGACGATTGACGGCGTTCAAGGGGCCTCGAAGATTTTCTTGTTAGCCACAATTATCTTGATGGGTGGAATGTTGACGCTGGTGGTCGGAGCGGTTTCCAGTATAGAAAGCGCAATCGAGCAATCGACCGTTCAGTAA
- a CDS encoding ATPase, T2SS/T4P/T4SS family, whose protein sequence is MRNADGTVWVESADKGMHLTNESISEQDAIGILRASMNPSTSGREIPDTRNLIEGVLGEQRARVVGLLPPISTSPVFAIRKHARAMFSLDDYRDMGIIDSLRSNFVADRNTDELAEMSFEHPVDAIKYLVRERKNILIVGPAGSGKTTLANTLLNEIAEQTPGNRLIILEDAAELQTRIPNKVALTTSLDIDMRALLRITMRLRPDRIIIGEIRGWEAYTLLKGWTSGHPGGVATLHASDSQEALSKLSHYIFEEPAAQCFTSESIGWMISQAVDVVMVIGKSNNSAGRRVKEICEVRNYMNGRFNFNILRYQPNTGAYAFKSHM, encoded by the coding sequence ATGCGTAACGCAGATGGAACGGTGTGGGTTGAATCGGCCGATAAGGGCATGCATCTCACCAACGAGTCGATTTCAGAGCAGGATGCTATTGGAATATTGCGTGCGAGCATGAATCCTTCGACTTCGGGCCGCGAGATTCCGGACACCCGGAATCTCATCGAAGGGGTTTTGGGCGAACAGCGCGCCCGTGTCGTTGGTCTTCTTCCGCCGATTTCGACCAGCCCCGTTTTTGCGATCCGGAAGCATGCTCGCGCGATGTTCTCGTTGGACGACTATCGAGATATGGGAATCATAGATTCCCTCCGAAGTAATTTTGTTGCCGATCGCAATACCGATGAGTTGGCAGAAATGAGTTTCGAACATCCCGTTGACGCCATCAAGTATTTGGTTCGTGAGCGAAAGAATATTCTTATTGTGGGGCCTGCCGGCAGCGGAAAGACAACATTGGCAAACACTCTGCTCAACGAAATTGCAGAGCAGACCCCAGGCAATCGCCTCATTATCCTCGAAGACGCTGCCGAACTTCAGACGCGAATACCTAATAAAGTTGCACTGACGACTTCGCTCGATATTGATATGCGAGCGCTGCTTCGCATTACGATGAGATTGCGCCCGGACCGAATCATCATCGGAGAGATACGTGGTTGGGAAGCCTACACGCTACTGAAGGGATGGACATCGGGCCATCCCGGCGGCGTCGCGACGCTGCACGCAAGTGATTCTCAGGAAGCGTTGTCCAAACTATCCCACTACATCTTCGAAGAACCCGCAGCACAGTGTTTTACATCCGAATCCATAGGCTGGATGATTTCTCAGGCCGTTGATGTTGTGATGGTGATCGGAAAGTCAAACAACTCGGCGGGGCGACGCGTCAAAGAGATATGCGAAGTCAGAAACTACATGAATGGCAGGTTCAACTTCAACATTTTGCGATATCAGCCCAATACCGGTGCCTACGCGTTCAAGAGTCATATGTGA